TTGAGCTATTAAAATTGAATTAAATACATCTGCATTCTTATCTCCAGATAACTTTTTTCTTGATTCTTTAGAAACTTCGTCTATAATCGCAAAAGGTTTTACTAACAGAGTAAAATAACCAATTATTTCATTATCATTTTCATCATCCACAACTAGACTTGTACGAGTTAAAGCTCTTTTTTCATTTGGAATTGCATTATTGTGTAGAAATGCTTGAACATCTCCATTCTTTTCACTTTGAAAAGATGACAAGTATTGATAAATTTCTGCCTCGTCTTGAGTTGCCTCAATTAAACTTGATAAGCTAACTACTTGCATTTCCTAGAATTTAGAATTCTTGCTGCATTAGCAATTCTTTCTGATTTATTTAGCTTTATATCATTAAAAACATTCGTATGTCTAATTTTAGTACGTGGAGAAGAAATAATTTTTTTAGACGCTTCTTCGTCAAGAGTAAACCGTTGAAAAATTGTTTCCGTAGCCATTTCAACATCCTCCTTATCACACATACTAAGCACCTCACCTTTAAAAAACGTAGTAATTAGTATATGCACTCTTTGTATAAATTATAACACCTAATTACTAATTCTTCCACAGCAGAATATTACCCTATATGCCAATTGGAATCTTTTTAGCCCCTAAATGAACTTGGAAAGTAAGAGTAATAGGTATTATACTACTTAATGTACCAAGGAGGCTGACCTGTTTTCATTAAAGGTTGTTTCATTACTATCAATCGATATTTTAATCAAATTCTTATCCCAAAAAGGAAAACCTATTCTTACGGCAATATCATACGAACCGCTTGATTGTATAGTAAAATTGTATGTTGTTTCACCATTTTCTCCGAGTGTGACCATTTGCGATGAATCAGACACAATTATCTTATTGAATTCCACTTCAGTTATTAAGCCTTTTCCGAGCATCTTTCTAAGTAACTTTTCTGCCTGGATATAATCGAACTCACGTTGTAGCTGTTCCTGTGATACTCTCTTAAGTACGGTGGTGCTTTTGTCTATAACCTCATCCGAGATCTTCGTAACTTTTTTATCCTCATGCTGATTCACTAGGAATCACCTCCTACCTAATAGCCGTGGGAACAGGTCGAAGTTGAGGATTTGTAAAATTTTTTTGAATCAGAACATAAAAAAAGAGCCTGCAAGGGAAGAACCCCTACAGGCTGAATTCATTTAATAGTTTAAAATATTTTGTCATTGGAACATACAGTGGAATCTCCTTTCTAATAGTTAAATGACAATCAGTATATAAATCCGATTATTTGGTGGTAATAGATCAAACAATAGTTTTATTAAGGTATCAATGATATGTTTCTTAAGAATGTAGAGATAAGCGTTTTAAACGACATTAAAGGAGAGCAATTATTGCTAAATTTCCAGTAGCTTTACATGGAGAGATGGGCTTGGTAGCCTTTCAAAGCAAACAAAACCTTGTGTATTGCCTCTTTCGCTAAAATCTTTGCCAATGGGGACCCTATATCAAGGCACGACTTATTTCCAGAAAACGCTCAGTCTTATTTAGCAAAAACTGCTCAAATGAACTTGTCGGTTACAAGGCGTGAACATTTCTCTTTTTTAAGAATATAATTCTTGGTAAAAGTGGATGTAGTTCATCAGTTCTGCGATTCCTTTTAATTGAAGAAATAGTTTATTGTTCAGATTTTCCAATGCTAACTGAAAGGAACGTTCAATTTTATCATATTTTTGTGTGTCTAAATCGTTTAATAATTTCTTCATATTTTCTATATAATAAACGGTTTTTCTCAAACTGCTTATAATCAGGATTTTTCGTAGTTCAGGTATCGAATATATTCTATAACCGTTTTCCTTATTTCTTTTTGAATTGACTAACCCTTCATTTTCCCAATGGCGGATCGCTGAAGTATTTACTCCCGCTATTTTTGCGGCCTCTCCAATACTCATGCATTCATTTAATTTTACATTTTTATATTGAGTAAATTCAGCATTTTGAATCATAGTCAGAATTTCTTCCACTCGCTGTTTCTCCACTTGTATTTGGAATTGCTGTTCATTCACTAACCAAAGGGCTTCTTCAAACCTTGAACTCTTAATCATTCTCATAACTTTATAAACAACGGGTATGTCATATCCTTTTAACAAGGCTCTAATGGTAGTAAAAGCTTGAAAGTGTATCGATGTATAGAAACGGTGATTACTATTCGTTCTTGGTACAACAGGAATGAGATCTTGTTCTTCATATCTTCTCAAAGTTGTTGTGCTAAC
This genomic interval from Oikeobacillus pervagus contains the following:
- a CDS encoding SHOCT domain-containing protein → MNQHEDKKVTKISDEVIDKSTTVLKRVSQEQLQREFDYIQAEKLLRKMLGKGLITEVEFNKIIVSDSSQMVTLGENGETTYNFTIQSSGSYDIAVRIGFPFWDKNLIKISIDSNETTFNENRSASLVH
- a CDS encoding MerR family DNA-binding transcriptional regulator, with the protein product MEAYSPKQIANALNVSTTTLRRYEEQDLIPVVPRTNSNHRFYTSIHFQAFTTIRALLKGYDIPVVYKVMRMIKSSRFEEALWLVNEQQFQIQVEKQRVEEILTMIQNAEFTQYKNVKLNECMSIGEAAKIAGVNTSAIRHWENEGLVNSKRNKENGYRIYSIPELRKILIISSLRKTVYYIENMKKLLNDLDTQKYDKIERSFQLALENLNNKLFLQLKGIAELMNYIHFYQELYS